One genomic region from Alosa alosa isolate M-15738 ecotype Scorff River chromosome 12, AALO_Geno_1.1, whole genome shotgun sequence encodes:
- the LOC125304099 gene encoding uncharacterized protein LOC125304099, with product MTLSLTPAAVCQCFTLVSLCTSIADPNWIEVRNTSDPSGRQLIYGVAFTLHAAQNLTDTGPLGGSNGLGLWLLYALAAVCYGTVLLSSSAFLLDFLGIGTAHPRPIGALHVCTAVLSVAILGVFSACMFVISRNLQKLGAPAKGSVSADKRILELHVGESLIIAILGIIFSCSAAAFSLCSQSDRGGTSSRDCAVIEEGADTEPLMGGAEREECVGEVSPD from the exons GTGTCCCTGTGCACCTCCATCGCTGATCCGAACTGGATTGAGGTCCGGAATACCTCAGATCCCAGTGGCAGGCAGCTCATCTATGGGGTGGCGTTCACTCTGCACGCAGCGCAGAATCTGACCGACACAG GTCCCCTGGGCGGGTCTAATGGCCTGGGTTTGTGGCTGCTGTACGCTCTGGCTGCTGTGTGTTATGGTACGGTCCTCCTCTCGAGCTCTGCTTTCCTGCTGGACTTCCTGGGCATTGGGACCGCTCACCCCAGGCCGATTGGAGCTCTTCATGTTTGCACAG CTGTGCTGTCTGTGGCTATCCTGGGGGTCTTCAGCGCTTGCATGTTCGTCATCTCGCGTAACCTGCAGAAACTGGGAGCGCCAGCGAAGGGCTCCGTGTCTGCCGACAAGCGGATCCTGGAGCTGCACGTGGGCGAGAGCCTGATCATAGCCATACTCGGCATCATCTTCTCCTGTTCGGCCGCAGCTTTCAGCCTGTGCAGCCAATCAGATAGAGGCGGCACATCATCAAGGGACTGCGCGGTCATCGAGGAGGGTGCGGACACTGAGCCCCTGATGGGTGGAGCcgagagggaggagtgtgtaGGGGAGGTGTCGCCTGACTAA